From the genome of Rosettibacter firmus, one region includes:
- a CDS encoding response regulator transcription factor, whose translation MRILIIEDEKKVASFIKKGLEEEFFTVDIAYDGKKGLELATVEEYDLIILDIMIPYIDGLTLTKELRKRKINTPILLLTVKDSVSDKVEGLDAGADDYLTKPFAFEELTARVRALLRRNEILKSNILTAADLKLDLITHTVFRGNKEIYLTQKEFSILEYLLRNKNRIVTRTKLIEHVYDYHFDTETNVIDVYINKLRAKIDQDYEKKLIHTIRGSGYMIKDE comes from the coding sequence ATGAGAATTTTAATTATAGAAGACGAAAAAAAAGTTGCGTCTTTCATTAAAAAAGGTTTGGAAGAAGAATTTTTTACTGTCGATATTGCTTACGATGGAAAGAAAGGACTTGAACTTGCAACAGTTGAAGAATATGATTTAATAATTTTAGATATAATGATTCCGTATATCGATGGGCTTACATTAACAAAAGAATTGCGTAAGAGGAAAATAAACACTCCTATTTTATTATTGACAGTTAAAGATTCTGTAAGCGACAAAGTTGAAGGACTTGATGCAGGTGCTGATGATTATTTAACAAAACCTTTCGCATTTGAAGAACTCACAGCTAGAGTTAGGGCTCTCCTGAGAAGAAATGAAATATTAAAATCGAATATTCTTACCGCAGCAGATTTAAAATTAGATTTAATTACACATACTGTTTTTAGAGGTAATAAAGAAATATATTTAACACAAAAAGAGTTTTCCATTCTTGAATATCTTCTCAGAAATAAAAATAGAATTGTTACACGCACCAAACTTATTGAGCATGTTTATGATTATCATTTTGATACCGAAACAAATGTAATTGATGTATACATAAATAAACTAAGAGCTAAAATTGATCAAGATTATGAAAAGAAATTAATTCATACAATTCGTGGTTCAGGTTACATGATTAAAGATGAATAA
- a CDS encoding DUF4402 domain-containing protein, producing the protein MKKLAKLLAILAFFFTVTTNYAQSASVQVSANILAALSIQHISGNLDFGNIVVTGSPQTPTKTPDNGALFEVTGNNNTPVTVTFNNVTLSNGGSGSMTFTPDVEHTTSSSYSGATPISSGNQVTLTSGGKAWLWVGGSLAVAADQEPGSYSGTFTISVAY; encoded by the coding sequence ATGAAGAAGCTAGCTAAACTTCTAGCAATTCTAGCGTTCTTTTTTACAGTTACAACAAACTATGCACAAAGTGCTAGTGTTCAGGTATCAGCAAACATTCTTGCAGCATTATCAATTCAACATATTTCTGGTAACCTGGACTTTGGAAATATCGTTGTAACTGGCAGTCCCCAAACTCCAACCAAAACACCAGATAATGGAGCTCTCTTCGAAGTAACCGGTAATAATAACACTCCTGTAACAGTTACATTTAATAATGTTACACTTTCAAATGGTGGCTCTGGTAGTATGACATTTACTCCAGATGTTGAGCATACTACTTCAAGTTCCTACAGCGGTGCAACACCAATATCTAGTGGAAATCAGGTCACTTTAACAAGTGGTGGAAAGGCTTGGTTATGGGTAGGAGGTTCTTTAGCTGTTGCAGCAGATCAGGAGCCGGGCTCCTATTCTGGTACATTTACAATATCGGTTGCTTATTAA
- a CDS encoding DUF4402 domain-containing protein yields the protein MIKNSLIIVLYLTSLCFAQSGSASASVTANVITPITIITTGSIDFGDVIVMPNPYVVTKSPAEGSRHEIQGNPNSSVTISFSSVTLDNFSWVAQHGGTTGTITFTPEVNHTGTNPNYTNPSPVTSGGVYTLTDVGGIGKLYLWTGGSISINANQPVGYYTGTFVINVSY from the coding sequence ATGATAAAAAATTCATTAATAATAGTTTTATATTTAACTTCTCTTTGCTTTGCACAATCTGGAAGTGCAAGTGCAAGTGTAACAGCTAATGTTATAACCCCTATTACTATTATTACAACAGGTAGTATAGATTTTGGAGACGTGATTGTTATGCCCAATCCTTATGTAGTTACAAAATCACCTGCTGAAGGAAGCAGGCACGAAATACAGGGTAATCCAAATAGTAGTGTAACAATTTCTTTTAGTTCTGTTACACTCGATAATTTTAGCTGGGTTGCTCAACATGGAGGAACAACCGGCACAATAACTTTTACTCCTGAAGTGAATCATACAGGAACAAATCCAAATTATACTAATCCTTCACCTGTGACAAGTGGAGGTGTTTATACATTAACTGATGTAGGCGGTATAGGCAAACTTTATTTATGGACTGGTGGTTCTATAAGCATAAATGCCAACCAGCCTGTTGGTTATTATACCGGGACTTTCGTAATAAATGTTTCATACTAA
- a CDS encoding carboxypeptidase-like regulatory domain-containing protein, whose translation MIIKDVFIISIFLLLFEPALSWANNFSISNNPHQIFNGLKENRDTIKNFSKPDSSLTKPVLNTSDNYFDEREEAYFYLIYKDVLRSRIITLYTNNSFYIPLLELLKLLEINFNTNLNEKIITGFFIEEDSTYTFNFTKLTYQDKHKSFIIANDDFIFTPLEIYIKPELLKKAFNISTSINLNDLSINLITEKNLPILMRVKRETLYKYISKETIVPDFYYPLTKKYFYGLLFDYFISSNFTKGLPAFYNYNIGVGGIVLGGTTEINLNGSLNQKYHSINDYTYNWSYVFNKKSITQISLGTNEYNGLQQSIFNGIKITNEPVEPRKNFYNYVISNYCGPNWTVELYVNNKLTDVTKADANGFFNFNIPLQYGTTFIHLKYYSPEGKYITTRRLFQIPIRFIPPGEFNYTINIGRITYNNNLVGNILGTYGITESITNSIGIEFLENNSPKKFFLYNEFNARLGSSNIFSFTLAPDAYYRIGFNTLFYSQTAINILATKYYKSSFHNPFNINEDFQFDFFSPLDFRNISFGFGTIFKLQNSSDIKNKYFGLNIGAKTEYFNPSISFKQYLTEYKNYTSKQSYLSSGIIIPLRFLDNILRSTSANLINLQVNYDISRNKFVQYNITYSTEFFSQSRLEIIYNNVLNSGSYFQCGLVINFPYIKNWSTITNNNIFTNIYGSIAYDAEINRYSFYNRSQVGKSSIICRFFLDKNGNNKYDKDETLINDAEAFLETPCSMEKAGDGIIKLRELNPYTTYIIRVNESIKNGFLIPAFKTIAIQTEPNTSKIIDIPFYEATEIYGSVTLLLNDNSRKSLNGIKIVFENLNDGYRFSTTTFSDGTFYLSGIKPSNYKIYIDPEQLKALKCVSFPENIIYNPGNYDNTLENINFELKIIE comes from the coding sequence TTGATAATTAAAGATGTCTTCATAATAAGTATTTTTTTATTACTTTTTGAACCAGCTTTAAGCTGGGCAAATAATTTTTCTATTTCAAATAATCCGCATCAAATATTCAATGGATTAAAAGAAAATCGAGATACAATTAAAAACTTTTCTAAACCTGATTCTTCTTTAACTAAACCAGTCTTAAATACTTCTGATAATTATTTTGATGAAAGAGAAGAAGCCTATTTCTATTTAATCTATAAAGATGTTTTGAGAAGTAGAATAATAACTTTATATACCAATAATTCATTTTATATTCCTTTATTAGAATTACTGAAATTATTAGAAATTAATTTTAATACTAATCTTAATGAAAAAATTATTACTGGCTTCTTCATAGAAGAAGATAGTACATATACTTTTAATTTCACAAAATTAACTTATCAGGATAAACACAAATCATTCATAATTGCAAATGATGATTTCATCTTTACTCCACTTGAGATTTACATAAAACCAGAACTTTTAAAAAAAGCATTCAATATATCAACATCAATTAATCTAAACGACCTGAGTATAAATTTAATTACTGAAAAAAATCTCCCGATTTTAATGAGAGTAAAAAGAGAAACTCTTTATAAATATATTTCCAAAGAAACTATTGTCCCCGATTTTTATTATCCATTAACAAAGAAATATTTCTACGGACTTTTGTTTGATTATTTTATATCATCGAATTTTACAAAGGGATTACCAGCATTTTATAATTATAATATTGGTGTTGGTGGAATTGTACTTGGTGGTACAACAGAAATTAACTTGAATGGTAGCTTAAATCAAAAGTACCATTCAATTAATGATTATACTTATAACTGGAGTTATGTTTTTAATAAAAAATCAATAACACAAATATCACTGGGTACAAATGAGTATAATGGATTACAGCAATCAATATTCAATGGAATTAAAATTACCAATGAACCAGTTGAACCAAGAAAAAACTTTTATAATTATGTTATTTCAAATTATTGTGGACCTAACTGGACTGTAGAATTATATGTTAATAATAAACTAACCGACGTTACAAAAGCCGATGCAAATGGATTCTTCAATTTCAACATTCCTTTACAATATGGCACTACATTTATTCATTTGAAATATTACAGTCCAGAAGGAAAATACATAACTACAAGAAGATTATTTCAGATACCTATAAGATTTATTCCACCTGGTGAATTTAATTACACAATTAATATAGGAAGAATTACATATAACAATAATTTAGTTGGCAATATCTTAGGTACTTATGGAATAACAGAATCGATAACAAATAGTATTGGTATTGAATTCTTAGAAAATAATTCACCAAAAAAATTCTTTTTATACAATGAATTCAATGCAAGGCTGGGTTCTTCTAACATCTTTAGTTTCACATTAGCACCAGATGCTTACTACAGAATTGGATTTAATACTTTGTTTTATTCACAAACTGCAATAAATATTCTTGCAACAAAATATTACAAATCTTCTTTTCATAATCCTTTTAATATTAATGAAGATTTTCAATTTGATTTTTTTTCGCCTTTAGACTTTAGAAACATTTCATTTGGTTTTGGAACAATTTTTAAATTGCAGAATTCATCAGACATTAAAAACAAATACTTTGGTCTAAACATTGGTGCAAAAACAGAGTACTTTAATCCTTCAATTTCATTTAAACAATATTTGACTGAATATAAAAATTATACAAGTAAGCAGTCATATCTGAGTTCAGGAATAATTATCCCTTTAAGATTTTTAGATAATATTTTGAGATCCACCAGTGCTAATTTGATTAACTTACAGGTTAATTATGATATTTCTCGCAATAAGTTTGTACAATATAACATAACTTATTCAACTGAGTTTTTTTCACAAAGCAGATTAGAAATCATATACAATAATGTTCTTAATTCTGGTAGTTATTTTCAATGTGGCCTGGTTATAAACTTCCCTTACATAAAAAATTGGTCAACAATTACAAACAACAATATATTTACAAACATCTATGGTTCAATTGCTTATGATGCAGAAATCAATCGATATTCTTTTTACAACCGATCGCAGGTAGGGAAATCTTCAATTATATGTAGATTTTTCTTAGATAAAAATGGAAATAATAAATATGACAAAGATGAAACATTGATTAACGATGCAGAAGCATTTTTAGAAACTCCCTGTTCAATGGAAAAAGCAGGTGATGGAATTATTAAACTAAGAGAATTAAATCCATATACAACATATATTATAAGAGTTAATGAAAGCATTAAGAATGGATTTTTAATTCCAGCTTTTAAAACAATTGCTATTCAAACAGAACCCAATACTTCAAAAATAATTGATATACCATTTTACGAAGCCACAGAAATTTATGGTAGTGTTACTTTGTTATTGAATGATAATTCAAGAAAATCTCTAAATGGAATCAAAATTGTCTTTGAAAATTTAAATGATGGCTACAGGTTTTCTACAACTACATTTTCTGATGGAACTTTTTACTTATCAGGAATAAAACCATCGAATTACAAAATATATATCGATCCTGAACAATTAAAAGCATTAAAATGTGTTTCATTTCCCGAAAACATTATTTACAATCCCGGTAACTATGATAATACTCTGGAAAATATTAACTTTGAATTAAAAATTATCGAATGA
- a CDS encoding mechanosensitive ion channel family protein, which translates to MEELLKLKYYDNTIKEYLTAVLILILTFLIIHFIKKILLKRIKIKIESSGFNKYNYIEKSVNRLLIPAIYLGAIYLVLEYLSFGKQADRIISIVSLIILTYFIIRFTIALIKFLLDRYFQKQRGVEELQRIQPLYGIINLIVWIIGLIFLLDNLGFHVTTIVTGLGITGIAVALAAQALLGDLFSYFVIFFDKPFEVGDFISFDGKMGNIEKIGIKTTKIKSINGEQLIVANSKLTSAIVHNFKRLEKRRVVLKLGVTYQTPFEKLKSIPEMIKEIIIKNDLVQFDRGHFAGYGDFSLNFEFVYFILSPDYLTYMDIQQKINYDIFEKFEKEKIEFAYPTQTIFINKSE; encoded by the coding sequence ATGGAAGAATTACTAAAACTAAAATACTACGACAATACTATCAAAGAATATTTAACAGCAGTATTAATATTAATTCTCACTTTTTTAATTATTCATTTTATAAAAAAGATTTTATTAAAGAGAATTAAAATAAAAATTGAATCATCTGGTTTTAATAAATACAACTACATTGAAAAAAGTGTAAATCGACTTTTAATACCTGCTATATATTTAGGAGCAATTTATTTAGTGCTTGAATATCTGAGTTTTGGTAAACAAGCCGATAGAATTATCAGCATAGTTTCACTAATTATACTAACTTATTTTATTATACGATTCACTATTGCATTAATTAAATTTCTTTTAGATAGATATTTTCAAAAACAACGAGGAGTGGAGGAGTTACAAAGAATTCAACCACTTTATGGAATTATAAATCTAATTGTATGGATAATTGGTTTAATATTTTTACTGGATAATCTTGGTTTTCATGTTACCACAATAGTTACTGGTTTGGGAATAACAGGAATAGCAGTTGCACTTGCTGCTCAGGCATTGCTTGGTGATTTGTTTAGTTACTTTGTAATTTTTTTTGATAAACCATTTGAAGTGGGAGATTTCATTTCTTTTGATGGAAAGATGGGAAACATAGAAAAAATTGGTATTAAGACTACAAAAATTAAATCAATAAATGGCGAACAATTAATTGTTGCCAATTCAAAACTAACCAGTGCAATTGTTCATAATTTCAAAAGATTAGAAAAAAGAAGAGTAGTGTTGAAGTTAGGAGTTACCTATCAAACTCCATTCGAAAAATTAAAAAGTATCCCTGAAATGATTAAAGAAATAATTATTAAAAATGATTTAGTACAATTCGATAGAGGACATTTTGCTGGCTATGGTGATTTTAGTCTTAATTTTGAGTTTGTTTATTTCATTCTTTCTCCAGATTATTTGACTTATATGGATATACAACAAAAAATTAATTATGATATTTTTGAGAAATTCGAAAAAGAAAAAATTGAGTTTGCTTATCCAACTCAAACAATTTTTATAAACAAATCCGAATGA
- a CDS encoding RrF2 family transcriptional regulator has product MTVFFSKACELGIQAVLYLSIKKQNVIVSADEISQELKVPKEFVSKILQKLTYHGITGSKKGKGGGFYLAKNPGNIRLIDIIEAIDGLDIFKSCVLGFPGCSNENPCPVHDKWGKLREEAYKMFSEETLSQLKEKTIQKILNL; this is encoded by the coding sequence ATGACTGTCTTTTTCTCTAAAGCTTGTGAACTTGGAATTCAAGCAGTGTTATATTTATCTATTAAAAAACAAAATGTTATTGTCAGTGCAGATGAAATTTCACAAGAACTAAAAGTACCAAAAGAGTTTGTTTCTAAAATATTACAGAAGTTGACATATCATGGAATAACAGGTTCTAAAAAAGGGAAAGGCGGTGGATTTTATCTGGCTAAAAATCCCGGTAATATTCGTTTAATAGATATTATAGAAGCAATAGATGGTTTGGATATTTTTAAATCTTGTGTACTTGGATTTCCCGGATGCTCAAATGAAAATCCTTGTCCTGTACATGACAAATGGGGCAAACTCCGAGAAGAAGCTTACAAAATGTTCAGTGAAGAAACACTCTCCCAGCTCAAAGAAAAAACAATTCAAAAAATATTAAACTTATAA
- a CDS encoding multiheme c-type cytochrome, giving the protein MKSYNLFLLLFFVSGFIYSRNNKCIECHYSTTPQIVSDWKLSKHAENDIDCSVCHGTDHMSANDVSKVKLPTPETCAQCHDTQVNQFKKGKHSIAWAAMKAMPTAHMQPMVLMEGLKGCGGCHKVGLKTEEEIKKLKNDGSVFGHSSCDVCHTRHTFSKKEAQQPQACQTCHQGFDHPQWEMYSGSKHGVRYLLKQNGTLSENVSAPTCQTCHMPDGNHEVRTAWGFLAVKLPMPEDKQWAEDRATILKALGVLDPQGKPTQLLEVVKAADVARLTQEDWEKERNKMINVCSKCHSENYVRAELKKGDEIIKSADRLMAEAINIVADLYKDGIIEKPQNYSYSYPMLLTFHDAPTAIEQKLFVMFLEHRMRTFQGTFHNNPDYALWYGWSEMQRDLTEIKELAHQMRLNKSR; this is encoded by the coding sequence ATGAAAAGTTATAATTTATTTTTACTTTTATTTTTTGTATCAGGGTTCATTTATTCCAGAAATAATAAGTGTATTGAATGTCATTATTCTACAACTCCACAAATAGTATCTGATTGGAAATTAAGCAAGCATGCTGAAAATGATATTGATTGTTCTGTATGTCATGGAACAGATCACATGTCTGCAAATGATGTATCAAAAGTAAAATTACCTACACCAGAAACTTGTGCACAATGTCATGATACTCAAGTTAATCAATTTAAAAAAGGAAAGCATTCAATAGCATGGGCAGCAATGAAAGCAATGCCAACAGCACATATGCAACCAATGGTTTTAATGGAAGGCTTAAAAGGCTGTGGTGGATGTCATAAAGTTGGTTTAAAAACAGAAGAAGAAATTAAAAAATTAAAAAACGATGGTTCAGTATTTGGTCATTCTTCATGTGATGTATGCCATACAAGACATACTTTTAGTAAAAAAGAAGCTCAGCAACCTCAAGCTTGTCAAACATGTCATCAGGGTTTTGATCATCCTCAGTGGGAAATGTATTCAGGTTCAAAACATGGTGTTAGATATTTATTGAAACAAAATGGAACTTTATCAGAAAATGTTTCTGCTCCAACCTGTCAAACATGTCATATGCCTGATGGAAATCACGAAGTCAGAACTGCCTGGGGATTTCTTGCAGTTAAATTACCTATGCCAGAAGATAAACAATGGGCTGAAGATAGAGCAACTATTTTGAAAGCACTTGGTGTTTTGGATCCACAGGGTAAGCCAACTCAATTACTTGAAGTTGTAAAAGCGGCTGATGTTGCAAGATTAACTCAAGAAGACTGGGAAAAAGAAAGAAACAAAATGATTAATGTATGCAGTAAATGTCATTCAGAAAATTATGTTCGAGCAGAACTTAAAAAAGGTGACGAAATTATAAAGAGTGCAGATCGATTAATGGCTGAAGCTATCAATATTGTAGCAGATTTATATAAAGACGGTATAATTGAAAAACCTCAAAATTATTCTTATTCTTATCCAATGCTCCTTACTTTTCATGATGCACCTACTGCAATAGAACAAAAACTTTTTGTTATGTTTCTTGAACACAGAATGAGAACTTTTCAGGGTACATTTCATAACAACCCGGATTATGCTTTATGGTATGGATGGAGTGAAATGCAAAGAGATTTAACAGAGATTAAAGAATTGGCACATCAGATGAGATTAAATAAATCCAGATAA
- a CDS encoding DUF1858 domain-containing protein, producing the protein MTNKNLEITPNTIVGDLLNTYPQLEDKLIEIAPVFSKLKNPVLRKTIAKVATLKQAAQIANISVAQLVNKLRAEVNQEQLIIESEKQKESKPDWVDKKKIAYEYDASVDIESGFHPAAKVTKEILELKEDEIYLLITPFVPAPLIKIVEEKGFKTYTEIKGENLVHTYISKI; encoded by the coding sequence ATGACAAATAAAAATCTTGAAATAACACCAAACACAATTGTGGGTGATTTACTCAATACATATCCACAACTTGAAGATAAGTTGATTGAAATTGCACCAGTGTTTTCTAAATTAAAAAATCCAGTTTTAAGAAAAACAATTGCTAAAGTGGCTACTTTAAAACAAGCAGCCCAGATTGCGAATATCTCTGTTGCACAATTAGTGAACAAATTAAGAGCTGAAGTAAATCAAGAACAATTAATTATTGAATCTGAAAAGCAAAAAGAAAGTAAACCAGATTGGGTAGATAAAAAGAAAATTGCTTATGAGTATGATGCAAGTGTAGATATTGAAAGTGGATTTCATCCAGCAGCAAAAGTAACGAAAGAAATTTTAGAGCTAAAAGAAGATGAAATTTATTTACTAATTACTCCATTTGTACCTGCTCCATTAATTAAAATAGTGGAAGAAAAAGGTTTTAAAACCTATACAGAAATAAAAGGGGAAAATCTTGTTCATACATATATTTCAAAAATATAA
- a CDS encoding DUF438 domain-containing protein, which translates to MSELINNSRVRVNELKKLILDLHKGISVEETKKKLIEKLGSVPYGEVVQAEEELIAEGLERNEILKFCDLHTEALKGHIDTTFAKQIPDGHPVDIFIKENKEIKKVIDKIRHLFYENSKRNPEEYSGDLLTQLHEQFNLLMDIEKHYLRKENLLFPFLEKHNITGPPMVMWGKHDEIRTFLKSCFNLFEQKDEVSSEVLSGFIELMFEPTVKLIEEMIYKEEQILFPMCMDVLNEVEWYEISKQSDDIGYCLYSPEIIWRPEFQEAEEITDNLDKIRFENGSLSKEELEAILNTIPVDLTFVDKDDKVKFFSHGGDRIFQRPKAVLGRQVQYCHPPSSVHIVNQILNDFKSGKQNVAKFWINFHGKYVHIAYYAVRNKDGEYLGTLEVTQDIKEFKSLEGERRILQYDK; encoded by the coding sequence ATGAGTGAATTAATTAACAACAGCAGAGTGAGAGTAAATGAATTAAAAAAATTAATACTTGATTTGCATAAGGGAATTTCTGTCGAAGAAACTAAAAAGAAATTAATCGAAAAATTAGGCAGTGTACCTTATGGAGAAGTTGTTCAGGCAGAAGAAGAATTAATAGCCGAAGGACTTGAAAGAAATGAAATACTTAAATTTTGTGACCTGCATACCGAAGCCTTAAAAGGTCATATCGATACAACTTTTGCAAAGCAAATTCCTGATGGTCATCCTGTAGATATATTCATAAAAGAAAATAAAGAAATTAAAAAAGTAATTGATAAAATAAGACATCTTTTTTATGAGAACTCAAAAAGAAATCCTGAAGAATATTCAGGTGATCTTCTAACTCAACTGCACGAGCAATTTAATTTATTGATGGATATTGAAAAACATTATTTAAGAAAAGAAAATCTTTTATTTCCTTTTTTAGAAAAACATAACATAACAGGACCACCAATGGTGATGTGGGGTAAACATGATGAAATAAGAACTTTTTTAAAATCTTGTTTCAATTTATTTGAACAAAAGGATGAAGTTTCATCAGAAGTTTTAAGTGGATTTATAGAATTAATGTTTGAACCAACAGTTAAGTTAATTGAAGAAATGATTTATAAAGAAGAACAGATCCTGTTCCCGATGTGTATGGATGTACTTAACGAAGTTGAATGGTATGAAATTAGTAAACAGAGTGATGACATCGGTTATTGTCTTTATTCTCCAGAAATAATCTGGCGACCTGAATTTCAAGAAGCAGAAGAAATAACTGATAATTTAGATAAAATAAGATTTGAGAATGGTTCACTCTCCAAAGAAGAATTAGAAGCAATATTAAATACTATTCCAGTTGATTTAACTTTTGTAGATAAAGATGATAAAGTGAAATTCTTTTCTCACGGTGGTGATAGAATTTTTCAAAGACCAAAAGCAGTTTTAGGAAGACAGGTTCAATATTGTCATCCACCTTCAAGTGTTCATATTGTAAATCAAATATTAAATGATTTTAAATCAGGTAAACAAAATGTTGCAAAATTCTGGATTAATTTTCATGGCAAATATGTGCATATAGCCTATTATGCTGTTCGAAATAAAGATGGTGAGTATTTAGGCACTCTCGAAGTAACACAGGATATTAAAGAATTTAAATCACTCGAAGGAGAAAGGAGAATATTGCAATATGACAAATAA
- a CDS encoding ABC transporter permease subunit codes for MHTLLKIIKYQLQDISRNKWLLIYTIFFFVFSYSIFLYGENFTKVIISMMNLILLIIPLVSIIFGTIYLYNNKEYIIFMLSQPIRREILFLGLYIGIVLPLIISFLLGAGIPLIFFINKFEIDFLLLSLFFTIGILQTLIFSSLSFLISTFKDNRLLGLSLSLFIWLFLTVIYDGLILFILNHFQDYPLEKISLLISFLNPIDLARIIIMLKLDIAALMGYTGALFQKFFSNSLGLIFALMMMLIWSIIPFVIGIKKFIKKDF; via the coding sequence ATGCATACGTTACTTAAGATTATTAAATATCAGCTTCAAGATATTTCACGAAACAAATGGTTATTAATTTATACAATATTCTTCTTTGTGTTCAGTTATTCTATCTTTTTATATGGCGAAAATTTTACGAAAGTAATTATAAGCATGATGAATTTAATTCTTCTAATTATACCATTAGTTTCAATAATATTCGGTACAATTTATTTATATAATAATAAAGAGTATATCATCTTTATGCTTTCTCAACCAATTAGAAGAGAAATATTATTCTTGGGTTTGTACATTGGTATTGTTTTACCTTTAATAATCAGTTTTTTATTAGGAGCAGGAATACCATTAATTTTCTTTATAAATAAATTTGAAATAGACTTTTTATTATTGAGCTTATTCTTTACTATTGGAATTCTACAGACACTTATTTTTTCTTCTTTGTCTTTTCTGATATCTACTTTTAAAGATAATCGACTGCTTGGATTGAGTTTATCTTTATTTATCTGGCTATTTCTTACTGTAATTTATGATGGATTAATTTTATTTATATTAAATCATTTTCAAGATTATCCATTAGAAAAAATTTCTTTATTAATTTCATTCTTAAATCCAATTGACTTAGCTCGAATTATAATTATGCTTAAGCTTGACATAGCAGCACTAATGGGTTACACTGGTGCTCTTTTCCAGAAGTTTTTTAGCAATTCATTGGGATTGATATTTGCATTAATGATGATGTTAATCTGGTCAATTATTCCATTTGTAATTGGAATAAAAAAATTTATTAAAAAAGATTTTTAA
- a CDS encoding ABC transporter ATP-binding protein has product MIKLINVSKQYGSINALDNVTINIEGGTLNYIIGPNASGKTTLIKLILGLIKPSSGKLFVNEVNLNGSHEYKESIGYMPQVASFPENLSVKEIFQMLKGLRNSKSNYDEELIEKFNLVKDFNKQIKNLSGGTKQKVNAAISFLFDPEILILDEPTASLDPYAGKILKEKIIKEHKKGKTIIFTSHVLNDLGDIATDYIFLLEGKVIMNLKKENIKDQTLEELVLSFIKENSNAYVT; this is encoded by the coding sequence ATGATAAAATTAATTAATGTAAGTAAACAATATGGTTCGATAAATGCATTGGATAATGTTACTATTAATATAGAAGGTGGTACTTTAAATTATATCATCGGTCCTAATGCATCTGGTAAGACTACACTTATTAAGTTGATACTTGGATTGATAAAACCATCATCTGGTAAATTATTTGTAAATGAAGTTAATCTTAATGGATCGCATGAATATAAAGAGTCAATCGGGTATATGCCCCAGGTAGCCAGTTTCCCTGAAAATTTAAGTGTGAAAGAAATATTTCAAATGTTAAAAGGATTGAGAAATAGTAAGTCTAATTATGATGAAGAATTGATCGAAAAATTTAATCTGGTAAAAGACTTTAATAAACAAATTAAAAATCTATCGGGTGGAACCAAACAGAAAGTAAATGCTGCAATTTCTTTTCTCTTTGATCCCGAAATTTTAATTCTCGATGAACCAACAGCGAGTTTGGATCCATATGCTGGAAAGATATTAAAAGAAAAAATTATTAAAGAGCATAAGAAAGGAAAAACAATAATTTTTACTTCACATGTTTTGAATGACCTTGGTGATATTGCTACTGATTATATATTTCTCTTAGAAGGTAAAGTTATTATGAATCTTAAAAAAGAGAATATCAAAGATCAAACTCTGGAAGAACTTGTTTTATCATTTATAAAAGAAAATTCAAATGCATACGTTACTTAA